The genomic DNA ATTAGCAGGCTTGACGGCAGCCAAACTATTGGCGCCTAGAGAAAAATTCATCGGCCAAGACATCAACTCTGAAGCCAGTAATACCGACGCCCCGTCATGGCAGGTGTTGTATACCAGTTATGTGCATATGTGTTCACCGCTTCGCAATGGCGATAATCTGCTGCCAATACCTTTATATCAACTGCCAGCAACTTTTAATGGCGATCATAAACGCATCATAAAATGGCAAACAGAATGGCAAGCGTGTGATGAACTGCAAATGGCAGCAGCTACAAAAGCTGAGTTTGCAGCATTAGATGAAATAACTCGGACAGACAGTGACCTATTTAGACGCGGTTGGGATTTACGTGGCAGGATAGAATATTTAACTAACATCCCCACCTATTATTACTTATACCGTGTGGGTGGCGAGTCATTAGAAAGCGAAATGAACAGGGAGTGTCCACGTTGTGGCTCACAGGCTTGGAAGCTGGAACAACCGCTTTTAGATCTATTCCATTTTCGCTGTGAACCCTGCCGCATAGTGTCGAATTTATCTTGGGATCATCAATAAGCAGATTAAAACACTCAGTAACCACATCATTCAAAGACTGAACGATGTGTTTTGCTGCCATTTCAAAGTGTATATATTATTGTTTACCGCGTAACGATTGCCACATGGTTTTGATCCGCTGCAAGATACCCGGATGATCGGCAACAATCTCAGTTTCTTCAATCGGTTTAACCGGCGGTTTTATCAGTGGAGATAGTTGCTGCAGAAATTCAGTTAATGACGGCGCAATTTGAGTGCTTTGTTTCTGGCCTGGTATTTCGATCCATACACTGCCATCATCGTTGTTTACCGTTAGCATTTGATCATCATCACCTGTTACACCAATAAACCAAGTAGATGGTTGTTTAAGCTTTTGTTTCATGATCAAATGGCCAATTACATTTTGTTGCAAATTCTCAAAGTCGGCTTGATTCCACGCTTGAATTAATTCACCGTCGCCAAACGAGGCCGTAAACGGTAATGGTGCTGAAAAATATTGGCCATAAAATGCATGAATATCTTGGTGTAACTGAATATTTAATGCATGCTCCACATTGCTAAAATCAGCTGCATTATCCCGTTTAACAGGCTGCCAGAACACTATTTCATCGCGATTTGCATCAAACGTTCCTTGAATACATATTGAGTCTTCGCCCAAAGGATAATAGCGCGGAAATTCAGATAAAGTATCTTGATAAGATTTAAGATAGTTTTTTATAAAGCAATCTAATGCAGATGAACAAGACACTTAAGCCACTCGTAGTTTATAATAAAACCATATTTTGACACGGAATCCGATTAGATGACACACAATCACGACCCTTATAGTGATGCAGCAGCATTAAAAGGCTTAACATTAGGCCAAGCAACTGCTTATCAAGCTGAGTATGACGCGTCACTGCTGCAAGGGGTTCCACGTAAACTTAACCGAGATGCTATTGAATTAAGTGGTCAACTCCCTTTTCACGGTACCGATATTTGGACCGGATATGAATTGTCTTGGCTTAATGCTAAAGGCAAGCCTGTTGTTGCCATTTTGGAAGTTCAGTTAGATATCAACAGTGTCAATTTGATTGAATCTAAATCTTTTAAACTGTACTTAAATAGTTTTAACCAAACTAAGTTTGACAGTGTCGAAGCCGTACAAGAAACCTTAAGCCGCGATTTAGCCGCTTGTGCCCAAGGTGATATGACCGTAAAAGTCATCGAACCTAAGCATTTTAATCTTGAACGTATTATTGATTTACCGGGTACTTGTATTGATGACTTGGATATTGAAGTCGACGAATACGCATTTAATCCAG from Shewanella psychromarinicola includes the following:
- the queF gene encoding NADPH-dependent 7-cyano-7-deazaguanine reductase QueF (Catalyzes the NADPH-dependent reduction of 7-cyano-7-deazaguanine (preQ0) to 7-aminomethyl-7-deazaguanine (preQ1) in queuosine biosynthesis) → MTHNHDPYSDAAALKGLTLGQATAYQAEYDASLLQGVPRKLNRDAIELSGQLPFHGTDIWTGYELSWLNAKGKPVVAILEVQLDINSVNLIESKSFKLYLNSFNQTKFDSVEAVQETLSRDLAACAQGDMTVKVIEPKHFNLERIIDLPGTCIDDLDIEVDEYAFNPDHLIGGTDPDKNVAETLNSNLLKSNCLITSQPDWGSVMIRYQGPKIDREKLLRYLISFRQHNEFHEQCVERIFVDLKKYCQCTKLTVYARYTRRGGLDINPYRSDFENPPESNRLARQ
- a CDS encoding Zn-ribbon-containing protein, coding for MFVFELRFECFADTTIEAAEKAINAFLEALRANGQILGREFAVAFNDGEFRARLLLPEKTSLANRYNSPWVKVTLAGLTAAKLLAPREKFIGQDINSEASNTDAPSWQVLYTSYVHMCSPLRNGDNLLPIPLYQLPATFNGDHKRIIKWQTEWQACDELQMAAATKAEFAALDEITRTDSDLFRRGWDLRGRIEYLTNIPTYYYLYRVGGESLESEMNRECPRCGSQAWKLEQPLLDLFHFRCEPCRIVSNLSWDHQ
- the syd gene encoding SecY-interacting protein, which encodes MSCSSALDCFIKNYLKSYQDTLSEFPRYYPLGEDSICIQGTFDANRDEIVFWQPVKRDNAADFSNVEHALNIQLHQDIHAFYGQYFSAPLPFTASFGDGELIQAWNQADFENLQQNVIGHLIMKQKLKQPSTWFIGVTGDDDQMLTVNNDDGSVWIEIPGQKQSTQIAPSLTEFLQQLSPLIKPPVKPIEETEIVADHPGILQRIKTMWQSLRGKQ